One region of Pagrus major chromosome 7, Pma_NU_1.0 genomic DNA includes:
- the LOC141000370 gene encoding protein lifeguard 2-like: MTQGKLSLANKTNDSSSGQASGSPSPPSYEEATAGTSAPCYNDVEMLTEFTWDDRNIRRVFIRKVYAILMIQLLVTLAIVALFTFCDPVKDYIQTNPGWYWASYAVFFVTYLTLSCCSAPRRQFPWNLILLAIFTLSLSYMTGMLSSFYNTKSVVMCLGITAAVCLLVTVFSFQTKFDVTSYQGVLFVFCMVMFISGLVLAFVLPFQYVPWLDAIFAALGAILFTMFLAFDTQLLMGNKRYTMSPEEYVFATLNIYLDIIYIFSFFLQIFGTKRE, from the exons ATGACACAGGGCAAG TTGTCACTTGCAAACAAGACCAATGACTCGTCCAGTGGACAAGCCTCAGGGTCACCATCTCCTCCCAGCTATGAGGAAGCCACTGCGG GCACCAGTGCTCCTTGCTACAATGATGTTGAGATGCTCACAGAGTTCACCTGGGATGATCGCAACATCAGGAGGGTCTTCATTCGAAAG GTGTATGCCATCTTGATGATTCAGCTTTTGGTAACTCTAGCTATTGTGGCTCTTTTCACATTCTG TGACCCTGTGAAGGACTACATTCAAACCAATCCTGGGTGGTACTGGGCCTCATA CGCTGTGTTCTTTGTGACATATCTGACCCTATCTTGCTGCTCTGCACCAAG GAGACAGTTTCCATGGAATCTGATTCTGCTTGCCATCTTT ACCCTGTCACTCTCCTACATGACGGGAATGTTGTCCAG CTTctataacaccaagtcagtgGTGATGTGTCTGGGCATCACAGCAGCAGTCTGTCTCCTGGTCACAGTCTTCAGCTTCCAAACTAAG TTTGACGTGACATCATACCAAGGCGtgctctttgttttctgcaTGGTCATGTTCATCTCTGGACTGGTGCTTGCATTCGTCCTTCCCTTTCAATAT GTACCCTGGCTAGATGCCATCTTCGCTGCCCTGGGAGCCATACTGTTTACCATG TTTTTGGCATTTGACACCCAGCTCCTCATGGGGAACAAGCGCTACACCATGAGCCCAGAAGAGTACGTCTTTGCCACTCTCAACATCTACCTAGATATCATCTacatcttctccttcttcctccaaATCTTTGGAACAAAACGAGAGTAA